Below is a genomic region from Triticum dicoccoides isolate Atlit2015 ecotype Zavitan chromosome 5A, WEW_v2.0, whole genome shotgun sequence.
TTTGATTACACATGGCAACTTCAATTGACTTGCAGTTGTCCAGACACAGCAACTGCAATTGTCCAGACCCGCGTTTTGGTAACCGAGCGAAATTCCGAGCTTCCGCGCGGTTACCACGTTTACCGACCCCCCTCGAGAAACACTCATATCGAGCAAAAAATCTCGaataatttgaaaattttgaattcaaactcTCACAGTATAGTTAAATATATGTCATCTCTTCCATGGCAACTGGCCTGGTGGTAAAGCGAGCGGTCCTTCGCCCCTGAGACGCGGGTTCGAATCTGGGCTCTCATGTTTTTAGTTTTTGAGAGTGCAAAACTTAAAAAAAGATACGATTTTGTTGGAGCGACCAGGGCTCGAACCCGCGACGAGTGAGCAATAGCTAGCTGCGGTCGAATAGCCACCAGGCCAGGGCAACGCAGGTGATTATTGGAGTTAAGTTGCTATCTATATCGTTCttaaaaaatttgaattcaaaatttgattATAAATTCCGTCCAAATTTTTTCGGAATTTCACGATTACTGTGGTAACTGCAAATTCCGGTTCCTCTCGAAAAAAGGTCTGCTTGGGATCCAAAACCTTGGTCCAGACACGGCAACTACAGCTGTCCAGACACGGCAACTGCAGCTGCCCAGACACGGCAACTGTGTTTTGTCAAGTCACCACGTAAACACCAATGTCACCTATGTTCCTTCTTCTGATTCCTTGTCCACAAAATCACTTCATACGACTCACCCTGTATACGACGTTGATGGCAGGTACATGGTTGCCGCCTGttgccacgtgctgcatgaaggtcctgcatttttttcatataactTCTAAGTCTTTGCCATCCTTGCAAGTTTAATTTCCTGGAAACACCAGTATGTTTCTTTTTCGTATGCATTACCTTGATTTGCCACATTGGATGCTTGAAGTTGGTTGCCCACACATTTGTCAGCGTTAGCGCCCTGTGCCTGAACTTGCCATGGTATCCCCGTGTGTGTGGTTgggtcataagaacctgcgaaaaaTGACATTGTAGGACAGTAGAATGCCATTTTCCTCGTCACAAACATGGCAACTGTCCTTTTTTATCATGCATCATACCGATGCTCGCGTACTGAtttagtagtggcagcaacggccctgcaaaaatgagttgattgtactctgctgcatcccaagggggcgtttcCGGCCTTTGAGAAAACCAAGGATCAGTGTCGTCTTCGTGATTCATTTTTCTGGGTTTTTTCTCCCGCTGTGTTTTCAGTCACTGCATGAACAAGAATGCATCAATATCCGCAAAATGCATTCTTGCTGTATGCACATACAAAATAACACGGCATCTTATCACATTTCTTGCGTAGACAACCAACACATCATGACAAGTAGGACATGCACATTCATTCTCTTTTCTAAAATCTAGATGCCAACTATCATTTTGAACCGATGGCAACAGCCAACATAATACGATGGCAAGTAACAACATAACACTatggcagctgacggcaaagatagaTGGCAACTAACGTTAGATACAAGTGGCAATTATTTTTCCTCCCTCCCTATGTCAAattcctccttttcttttcttttttagtgATTCCTACGCATCCTTCTCTAGCAACTACTCGCACCAAGCCAATCCAGAAGCTTAGCTCAACTCTAGGATAGAATATGGCAAATCTGGCGTATGTTGGTGGGCAAATGTGAATACACATAAATCCGTGGTGTTTTTGCTATGACAGCGTGGATCTAGTCGCCATCTTCGTGGGCAATTTGCAATTTCAATTTTCTAGACAGAAGAAGGACGAGAAACAGAAGGAGATCAGAGTTCCACCTGTTAGGTCGTCGTCTCGAGAGGGCGGGGTTGGGGGAGGGGGTAGCGGTGGGGATGCGCTAGGGATCTGTTCTGGTTGTCATGACAACTAGAGAAGGAAGGGGATGAAGGTAGGGGATCCAAAGGTAGGAGACGACGACGGCAGGTCGGATTGGGATTGGAAGGCAGGCTGGGACGAGGGGGCGCGTTAGGTCATGCGGACAGCGCGGTCGATCGCCCGGACGTGTGGGCGATTGTGCCACATACCGAACATACGGGCTGTGGCTGTCTGTGCCCGGACGCCGTCGTGCGGACGGGGTCCTCTCCGTGCCACACAAGACATGCGGCACAACCCCACTAGAtgtcacacgtgtggcagttatcggcgtccAAAACAAAAGGGAAATTTGCAAGCTTTCTAAAACGGAAAAGGCAGCGGGATTTGCAATTTACTCGACACTTAATGAGTAACATTAATTCCCATTGCCATACGTATCGTCGTCGCCCGCCCCGCCTCGGCGGAGTCGCCGATAAAACCCGGCGCCGGCCGGCCGCCAGCTGTTGGTCGCATCCATTCCACCCTGCCGCCAGCCACAGATGAGTACTGCTCCTTGATTTCCTCTCCTCGCCCTGCTCGCACCCAGTTGGCTAGAAGCCGAGGATTCGTCCGTCGATAAACCTGTACCGACCGGCCGTCTGCCATGGCTTCGGAGCCGGTGATCGGGAAGCTCAGCGTCCGCGTTGTCCGAGGCCACAACCTCATCGTTGCCGACCCACTCACGCACACCAGCGACCCCTACGTCGTCCTCTGCTACGGCTCCCAGGTCAGAGTAGACCCTCATCTCTTCTCTTCTTCCCAGTCCTTGACGCAGGAGCCGTGTGTTGCCACCGGCGGCCGGCTGCAGAGCGCCGCGTGGCAAAGGTCGCAGCCGACGAGCGGCGCATACATAGGTTATGGCCGGCCGCACGGCCTTCGGGGGATCAGGGTCAGGGAGGGCGACCATCTTCTCCGAAATCGTTTTGTGCTCACAAGATGTTCGATAGATGAACAAAGTTTCTGACCAGCGATTAATTAGTTGCCGCCCTTATATTTTCAGATAATTATTACTCCCGAAAGGTGCGGATTAATACCTGATAAACAGGTTTTGAAGTGATTGATATGAATCAGACTGTAGTTCCCAACTTGGTTTCGGGATTTCAAAAATGAACCAAGAATTAGTTCTATTTTATCTCCTCGTGGAATTGCTGCTTGCCCTCGATAGAATTAGTTGAGTGCTAAAAATTTCCGACAGTTTTACTTCACTACTATGCATTATGATCTATGAATATATAAACTGTAATTTCTAGAGTTGATTTCAGGTTATGTATGTGACATGGACAGATATCCCGCTTCTCACCAATTCACCATTACTGCTAATTTCATTATCTCCGTGTTACTGAAGTTTTATTTCCTCATGGTGTAGAAGGTGAAGACTAGCGTTCAGAAGAAAAATGTCAATCCTCTATGGAATGACGTATTGGTGCTCCCTGTCACAGATCTTACAAAGCCAGTCAAACTTGTAAGCCTTCTGTTTGAGTTTCTTCATCAAGTAAAGTCTACTAAAACTTTGTGTGTGTATATTATGTGTAACCTGAAGTTGAAAGGAACTTCAGTATTTGTACTATACAGTGCAGTGGGTATCCCTTTAACAAATTTCTTAAATAAGCCCCCAAAAAAGTTATCGCATAGAATTTATTTCTGCGTTGAAACATGAAAGATAGGGGACTTTTTACACCATAGGTTCATAGATGGTTGGTGAAGATATTAAATGAACACTTATATATCCAACTGGCAAAAACATTATGCAGGAGGTTTTTGATGCGGACACATTCACAGCGGATGACAGCATGGGAGTGGCAGAGTTCACCGTAACTGATATCTATGACGCCGCGAAGCTGGATCTAAAGCATGCCTCTGATGGAACCAGGATCAAGACGATCTACCCGGTTGGCACAAACTACCTTGGCGGCGAGAGCCACGTGTCGTGGAAGAATGGCAAGGTCGTCCAAGACTTGATTCTGAAGCTGAAGAACGTCGGCAGTGGCTCTGTCGTGCTGCAGCTGGAATGGGTCCATGTCCCTGGTGTTGCGCTTTAAGCTGAGCCCGACTGAGTGTTATTGCAACCTTGTTTGACGAAGCTGCAGCTATGGTTGATTCATGTTCCTTGTGTCAGATTTGGTAGCAATTTGTGGATGTTGTGGTTTGCAGTGCATGTGGTGTGTGTGCGCATTATTGACTTCAGCTGTGCACTGTATTTGTAGTACTGTGGTTGTGATGCTTGTGCTTGAAGTCGAACAAATAAGAGATACCGTTTGTGGTCAGCTGCACTGAGAGGTGTAATTTAAACATTCAGAGCTTAATTTGAAGATATGAGGTGGTAATTACTCACTCCGTCCCATAACGTAAGACGTTTTCGCAAGCTATGTTAGAttgcaaaaaacgtcttacattatgggacaaagGAGTAGTTTACATAAATTTCGACCTGGAAAACTGTAAAATTAGAAATATAGTACTACCTCGGCAACTATATATAAGACGTTTCAGTTCAAATCAAATtgtaaaaacatcttatatttagttACAGAGGTAGTATTTTATAAAGAATTGGGTATTCACGTGTTTGGTTCATTGGATGCATCGTTAGTTG
It encodes:
- the LOC119298551 gene encoding protein C2-DOMAIN ABA-RELATED 8-like, giving the protein MASEPVIGKLSVRVVRGHNLIVADPLTHTSDPYVVLCYGSQKVKTSVQKKNVNPLWNDVLVLPVTDLTKPVKLEVFDADTFTADDSMGVAEFTVTDIYDAAKLDLKHASDGTRIKTIYPVGTNYLGGESHVSWKNGKVVQDLILKLKNVGSGSVVLQLEWVHVPGVAL